Proteins from one Lepidochelys kempii isolate rLepKem1 chromosome 6, rLepKem1.hap2, whole genome shotgun sequence genomic window:
- the ISM2 gene encoding isthmin-2, which yields MSGIRGKVVLILGFVFLTTLLAVVRGLPLRKQRSSSPRERSHKLMEVSTSSDTRVTQEEEMPQSNKVRSLRRSGQAAPRRHKRRWSSQRAVRNQPVPLWPGGASKEESTPFVLDLQNLPGLANVDLSAQNPNIQVTIEVVDDPQAEIEMDLLKETSNDWSLTSSEWLSHKDLFWPLFWEYTDPTEEEEEDEDDSLDREEEEEEEDYTAEYKEEEETVLSGVGGDWDQRWPSQKNWIFKEKYNYDYEDEEEWSSWSSCSVTCGSGNQKRTRSCGYACTATESRTCDLYRCPGANGEMVFTTDETPFEGENTTEMFNSDVDSCEKWLNCRSDFLTKYLSKVLTDLPSCPCSYPLEAVYSAVNLRDEGQGKNFRWRDASGPKERLDIYKPTARFCLRSMLSLDSTTLAAQHCCYDEHTKLITRGKGAGAPNLISTEFSPELHYKVDMLPWILCKGDWSRYHAVRPPNNGQQCADNPTEEEYLSQLQEAKEY from the exons GTCTCCACTTCATCTGACACCCGTGTGACGCAGGAAGAGGAAATGCCACAGTCCAACAAGGTTCGGAGCCTGAGGCGAAGCGGGCAGGCTGCACCTCGCCGGCACAAACGCCGATGGTCGTCCCAGCGGGCTGTGAGGAACCAGCCAGTGCCACTCTGGCCTGGTGGCGCTAGCAAGGAGGAGAGCACACCCTTTGTGCTGGACTTACAGAACCTGCCAGGGTTGGCCAACGTTGACCTGAGTGCCCAGAACCCAAACATACAG GTAACCATTGAGGTGGTGGATGATCCCCAGGCTGAGATAGAGATGGATTTGCTGAAGGAGACCAGCAATGACTGGTCCCTGACCTCCTCTGAGTGGTTGTCCCACAAGGACCTCTTCTGGCCCCTCTTCTGGGAGTATACGGATCCcactgaggaagaggaggaggacgaggaTGACAGCTtggacagagaggaggaggaggaggaggaagattatACAGCAGAAtataaggaagaggaggagacggTGCTGAGCGGAGTGGGAGGCGACTGGGACCAGAGGTGGCCGAGTCAGAAGAACTGGATCTTCAAGGAAAAATATAATTATG ACTATGAAGATGAAGAGGAGTGGAGCTCTTGGTCCTCCTGCAGCGTGACCTGTGGTAGCGGCAACCAGAAAAGAACCCGGTCCTGTGGTTATGCCTGCACAGCCACCGAGTCGAGAACCTGCGACCTGTATCGCTGCCCTG GAGCAAATGGGGAGATGGTCTTCACCACTGACGAGACGCCATTTGAGGGTGAGAACACCACAGAGATGTTCAACTCAG atgtgGACAGCTGTGAGAAGTGGCTGAACTGCAGGAGCGACTTCCTCACCAAGTATCTGAGTAAGGTGCTGACGGATTTGCCCAGCTGCCCTTGCTCCTACCCATTGGAGGCTGTTTACAGCGCTGTGAATCTGCGGGACGAGGGCCAGGGCAAGAACTTCCGCTGGCGAGATGCCAGTGGGCCCAAGGAGCGACTGGACATCTACAAGCCCACGGCCCGCTTCTGCCTGCGCTCCATGCTCTCCTTGGACAGCACCACGCTGGCCGCCCAGCACTGCTGCTACGATGAGCACACAAAGCTCATCACCCGGGGCAAGGGGGCCGGCGCCCCCAACCTCATCAGCACGGAGTTCTCCCCTGAGCTGCACTACAAGGTGGACATGCTGCCTTGGATTCTGTGCAAGGGGGACTGGAGCCGGTACCATGCTGTTCGGCCCCCCAACAATGGGCAGCAGTGCGCTGATAACCCCACTGAGGAGGAGtacctctcccagctgcaggaggCCAAGGAGTACTAG